The window ACGTTGGAGGAGAAGAACCTAGTAGATAATTtggaacaacaaataaatagtGAACTAACAAACGAAAATCGAAAATCGCTACTAGCACTACTAGAAGGACACCTATCATGCTTCGCAAAGAATGACAAAGATATGGGATTTTGTACGACAGCAGAACATCAAATCAATATCAAAGAGGGAGCGTTACCAATATATCAGCGACCAAATGCAAGCGCATGGAAAGCGCGGAAAATCATACAAGGATTATCAGAAGACATGATAAAAGCTGGCATCATAGAAAGATCAGAGAGCCCTTGGGGAGCGCCAGTCGTactgataaagaaaaaggatggatCATGGCGGTTCTGTGTAGACTACCGGGGATTAAACGAGGTCACAGTTAGAGACGTATACCCTCTACCCCGTATCAACGATATTCTGAGCAAACTAGAAGGCGCGGAATATTTTTCCATAATGGATTTACAATCAGGATATCATCAACTTCCACTGCGAAAAGAAGACAGAGAAAAGACGGCGTTTATCACAGCAGACGGATTATATCAATTCAAAGTCCTGCCATTCGGACTAACGAATGGGCCCAGTGCCTTTCAACGGGCAATGGACGTCATTTTGGGAGGACTGCGTTGGAATTCATGCCTAGTGTACCTAGATGACGTAGTGGTGTACGCACCTGATTTTCAAACTCACGTGCATCGCTTACATCTGGTATTATCGTGCTTAGCCAAAGCAGGGCTTAAactaaaaggaaacaaatgcCAATTCGCAATGACGACGTTGAAAGTCCTAGGACACGTGGTTTCTAAACAAGGCATATCACCAGATCCGGAAAAAATTGCAGCAGTAGCAGACTTCGCAGAATGCAACGAGGGAAAAACATTAGCAGAAAAAATCAGACGAGTTCAAAGCTTTGTCGGGCTTTGTTCGTACTACAGACGGCatataaaaaatttcgccaaattAGCCCAACCACTGACAAGATTAACCAAGAAAGGCACATCTTTTATTTGGGAGGAAGCTCAGCGAACAAGTTTCATAAATCTGAAACAAATGTTAACTGCGGCCCCGATATTGGCTCACCCAGATTATGAAGCACCGATGATTATCATGACGGACGCTTGTGGATACGGCATTGGGGCGGTATTGTCACAGtccaaagacaaaaaagaatatcCGTTGGCTTACGCCAGTCGGCTGATGTCAAAATCAGAAGTCAATTATTCGATTACTGAGAAAGAATGCCTGGCTCTCATCTGGGGTTTGAAGAAATTTAGAagttttgtgtggggctgcaaagtAATAATTGTGACCGATCATGAAGCCCTCTGTTGGCTAAGGACAAAAAAGGATTTAGCAGGACGACTAGCACGCTGGAGTTTGTGCCTACTAGAATACGACGTAGAGATCAGATATAGGAATGGTAAACTACATTCCAACGCGGACTGCTTGTCTCGCTACCCAATCCCCATCACAGAAACGGAGACAGAAGATCGGTGCATAGCTATTGGAATACTGCAATATAACCAAGCAGACTTTATGTCAACAGACATATTATTGGATCTGGCACAGAAGCAACGTGGAGTAAGCAAATGGGGAAAACTTATTGAAAAACTGGAATTACAAAGATCGGCCGGAAGGTGCTTTTCACTGGATGAAGGAAAATTgtataaaaagaagacgaaatggggaaaacaaTGGCTACGATTATGCGTTCCTCCTGATTATAGACACATGGTGTTAACAGCATGTCATAATGATCCGTATTCAGGACATATGGGAATCCAGAAAACGCTACAGAAAATTACGCACcgttttttttgggaggaCATGGCGAAAGACGTGATGGAGTACGTTAAAACATGTCCACAGTGTCAAACACGAAAAAGCCCAAAACTCCTTCCAGGTGGGATGCTGCAACGTATCAAAGTGGCCAGACCGTTCCAAAAGGTGGGGGTGGACCTCCTAGGACCATTTACGTTATCGGACTCAGGGAATAAAATGATCATCGTAGCAGTGGATTATTTGACAAAATGGGTGGAATTAAAAGCCTTGCCATCGGGCAAGGCAGAAGACGTTACTAAATTTCTGATGGAATACATTGCACTACGTCATGGAATGCCCGAAGCCATAATAACGGATCGGGGCAAATGCTTCCTAGCAGAAGTTACGCAAACCATGTTTCAGAAGTTGGGAGTCAGGCATAAGACAACTTCAAGTTATCATCCACAAGCAAATGGACAAGTGGAACGCATGAATCACACTTTAGCCACGATGATGTCGATGTACGTCTCAAACGACCAAAAGAACTGGGATGAACTATTGCAGCACATTTGCTTCGCGTATAATACAGCACGACAAGAATCCACTGgattttcgccattttttctaCTATACGGTAGAGAACCAGTACTCCCAATAGACCTACTAACAGGAGCTCAGCCAAATCCACGACTCTCAACGGACTTGGCAAAAAAGACATACGTTGAACAACTAATGAGTGACTTATCAATCGCGAGAGACATTGTGCGGACACGATTACAGCACgcacaagagaaacaaaaaatgggttaTGATGCTCATCACCGCATAGTAACATTTCAGGCAGGAGACATGGTACAGATATACAAgccaataaggaaaaaaggacGTTCCGATAAACTACTACATCGATGGATAGGCCCATACGAAGTTCTACGTCAAACCACGCCAGTTAACTACGAAGTCCAGCCGAAGAGAAAAGGCGGCAAAACCGAAATCGTTCATGTCGTCAGTATGAAGTTATTTCATCAAACCAGCACACTTCAGGAAGGATTGGCACAAAGATCATCAGCGGATAACGGACGGGTGAAACATCAGGAAAACAGGAGTGAATCGACGAGCGCCGAGGACGAAACAACCGAGATTATAGAgaatgaagaggaagaacagACAGCTAGGCAGAAAAACTCAAATATTCCAGTAAGCCACTCGATGGAACAAACTTCggaaagagaaggaaacacCCAAGAGATGGGCCTTACACGGCCACTACGGAATCGGCGCAAACCCGATTTTTTCAGGGCAGGGATAATTCACCTACTGTTTCTATTGTTAATCGGGTGCACATTCAGTACCTCAGCAATGATGGTCAGGGACACCGtaattttcaaagaacaacCAGGAATTACAATCAGTGAATCATCATGGACGATGGCCACGGATGTGATCCTACAAGATGCAGAGAAGGCCGTCACGATAGTAGAAAAACACCTGGAGGAATTGGCCTTACTGGCAGCAAAACATAGAAAGGATGgagcaaaatttgaaaaagaagacggacaCGCGGCATGGAGGGACACCACAAGTTTTATGACAGCAAGTAAAATCGAGAATAAAGTGCTACTACTGAGCAGAACATTAAACTTATCCAAAACAAGATTGACAACATGTGCGATGACTCTGACAGGAGCGGCTAGAGCGAAAAGAGGAGTGATAGATTTGGGTGGCACGGCACTTAAGTGGTTGTTTGGTGTCTCCACTCAGGCGGATTTGGTAGaactaaataagaaaattgatGCAATgggaaaccaaaaacaagaaatagtCCATGTACTGGAGCAACATGCATCGATCATAAATGAGAGCCTACAACTATCACGATCAAGTGTAGCATTGTTGCAGGAACTACAACAGCAGTCCACGATATTTCAGAAGAGGGCAGATTATGTTTTGGATCACATTCTTGCGTATGAACTAGCACACATACAACAAGAGCAGTACTTCGCAGAGCTGGACTCGACGTTCGAATCATTGGAACAAGTGATCGGATGGCTTCAACAACAAATCGGGGACTGGGAAATAGGATTAACAACGCTGGCTAACGGGCATTTACCACCACAAATCTTCTCGCCTACAGAACTAGAGAGAGCGATAAAAGagataaataaacatttaCTATTGGGCTGGACGATACCAGCAGAGGAATTATGGGTTATCTATCGGGAAGCACGGGTGTCGGTCGCAGCTACCCATAATAAGTTCCGCCTCTTTATCGAAATCCCCATTTATGACCACGCACAACACTTTAATTTGTTCAAGCTAGTTAGGTTAACAAAACCAACCAAAAACGGCACACACGGGGTACAAATAACCAACTTGCCAGATTTTCTGGCAATAACAGCCGACTTAGATACGTTTGTCGAGTTATCAAAAGACGAAATGAGTAACTGTCGACGACTAGATAAACAACTATGCAAATTCCATACGGGATtttcaaaaaggggaaaaaggaaatcgtgTGCGGTTGCGCTGTTCAACAACGAGGAAGCTCAAGTCAAAGCGTATTGTCAGAAACAATTCATACAGTGGAATGGCCCGGAAGTAGTCTACCTAGGACAAAACCAATGGGCATTCTCAGCGACAGGCCCACATAACGTGGTTTTTTCATGCCCTCCGGACAGTAAGCAAGTACCGTCACAACGCCTACAATTACCGGCAGTAGGATACTTTGAAGTCCCACAAGGATGCACAGCTCGCACAGAGGATTGGATATTTCCAGCAAGCCTGGAAGGCACCACAACAGCCGCAGCCATATCAATTCATATGCCAGACCTACCGGAGTTCCGTCCAAACATCACCAACCCAAAAATGGCAACGGTCGTACAGTTCCCGTCATCAAATGCGTCACACCTCGACAAGTTCAGCAGCATGTTgcgacaacaagaaaaactagaaGCAGCAGCAACGCTAACACATAATCAGATTTTGAACCTGCTGGACGCGTTGCCAACGTCAAACTATGGGAACTACCCATACGAATGGATATTAGCGTTTGTCATTCTACTACTCAGTGTTTTCGGCCTGACAGGATTCACACTACGGCTTGCACAACGCTTAGATACCCACATCAAAGATGGCATGCAGAGATATGAAACAACGGATCACGCACTACGAGGAGCGGCCACCGAGGAACGACTGATTCGGAAACAAGACACGGACTTTTGAACACGGAAAACGGATGTTACCaatgttgttttattattattttactatTACTATTATCTTTCGCTATCACTCTAATCGTTGCATACTATGGCAATCGGGGGCGATCGCCTTCGAACGGTGTGGACATGTCACGTGGATTcggaggacatccacgtgttaACGAGGGACACGTGGAGtccgaggacatccacgtgctGGGAACGTCTCGTACATCAGCCGCaaccctttttctccgctttcacttccgtaaggtcaagtagaatTATCTGCTTGACCATCTTATTGGAAGAGCTTACCCCTTCTATGCGCTTTCTATTCGAACGGTCACGTAGAGGTTATCTACGTGACCATCTCCTTTACTTCCCGTGTCACCCTAGCGGGTAACGACCCTTTTGCTTTAAATAGGAGGGCCTACGAGTGAGACGGGGCTCTCAGTAGACAGTTTGGATGTGGAGTGTTAAGTGTGGCAGAAATTAATACACCAGGTCCAAAAGCGCTGTGAGTCAGTCCTTTTTTAGTGGAGTGCGGCAGTAGCCGTCACAATACCTCACGGCTTGGATTACGCTTCTGTTTTGAGCCCTGGTAAAGCGCTATGCCTTATTGCCCGAGAACCTCTTCGCATTATATTCGATTCGAACAAGGATGTTGCTGCGCCTTTAGCAAATAGCGAAACGATACAAGGTATGTGGAAATGTTCACTTGTCATTCAACTGGAATTTATTCAAATGCTATCCTAGATGAAGCCGAAACTAAGATTGCCTACACTTGGATGGAAAGCCCAGAGGAAGTGACTGTATGGATAACATTTAACAAACAGACGTCGAAGCACGATTTAGTCGTCAAAATTGAAAGTCAGGCATCGAAAGTTGTgtataaaaatcaaacataTTTGGTTGGCGAGTTGGCTCATCCCATTTCGGTCGAGTCCAGTACGTGGACACTGTCGGATGGGAAACTGGAGATTATCTTGTCAAAAATTGACAAGTCACTGAGTTGGAATCATCTTATCCAAAGTGATCTTCGTGGTCGAAAAGTCTTGGACCCCGAAACAGCCGCCGATTATGAAAGCGTAATTAATATGGACATGAAAGAAACGGTATTGTATTGCCTATTAAATTGGTTATCTGTTTCGCCACGTCACCAATCCCTGATTTTCTGTTTAGCAAGCAGAGGGCGGTGGTCGACCTCCCGTCTTCAGCAGTGAGCAACTAGAAGAATGTGATGATATGCCCATGGATGAGTCGTGTATTTTTCGCTTTGACGGAGAAACGAACGAATTCACGCACAAAGTATGCGGGAAGCTACGATGCGCGAATtcatttgaaaggaaaatggCTTTTACGctgcataattttttcttttacaggcAATACTGAGTGGACAGCTTCTGTTTTTTACTCAGTCGGCTCCTGGGTTGGCACCAGCCTTCTGCTTACGTGACGACGTCGATGGTCTTATTTGGCAGCCTATGGGCGACGAACTAGAACTATCCTGGCGATGCTTGCACACGGCTGCACTGCAGGCCTTGGGCTACATCCAGGCTTCTAAGGAACAACGGAAATTTACTGTAGCACCgcctagtaaaaaaaaaaccttagcgAAAATTTCTGTTCGGGCCCTCTAACATGTTCAAGGCATGTactcttttgggcgagttacaaaaaggactccagggtttccgacttttggttgcaggtttccgacacttggacatCTGGTACCCGACGTTAGGACATCTGCCCACCGACGTTTGGACTACTGGTCcccgacgtttgggcgcatcagtaaattgttgctgaacccacCGAGCGCTATGCTTTCCGACAAGAGgactcccgtgccatcgacattaggactttttttttttttttttttttttttacttgatgattGGGACTGCAAACGTCAAACGGACTCGCATGTAAACGACAAACGGACTCCCGatctagcgacaaatggaCTTTCAAACAGGtacacaatcatttttttttttttacctatacCATTGCCAAGTAGGTAGGGTATTTAATTAATGCAATTACTACACACCCAAATGCAGAGCAGATCTTGATCTATTTGCctgtaaaaattatttttaaagtgATATTTATGTTCTGTTATATTACGTTGTGACAACGGCCGGgacgagagaaaaaagttaaatatTTTGCCTTTGCCACCAGCTAGCATTTACGGCATTTTCcagcttattattttatttagatatttgttattataaactgtaatttaaagaataaagaTCAGTTGCCTaattgaaaaatgttgttATGGAGGGAGGAATGTCACAACATAAGAACTCctcttcaaaacaaaataggagCATTCTTCATGTGTCTGTGGGTATTGGCTACTTTGTGTCATGTAGACTGTTGACGAAATGTTCTCTGTTCTAAAACTAtattcttcaacaaaaatttGGGTTACATATAGCTGTTCCACGAAACTCATTTAGAGAACTAAAAAATGCCAGCCTTAGACCTTCGTTGTATCAAATTCTTATTATCAAATG of the Daphnia carinata strain CSIRO-1 chromosome 10, CSIRO_AGI_Dcar_HiC_V3, whole genome shotgun sequence genome contains:
- the LOC130702252 gene encoding nudC domain-containing protein 1-like, which codes for MSRGFGGHPRVNEGHVESEDIHVLGTSLAVTIPHGLDYASVLSPGKALCLIAREPLRIIFDSNKDVAAPLANSETIQDEAETKIAYTWMESPEEVTVWITFNKQTSKHDLVVKIESQASKVVYKNQTYLVGELAHPISVESSTWTLSDGKLEIILSKIDKSLSWNHLIQSDLRGRKVLDPETAADYESVINMDMKETQAEGGGRPPVFSSEQLEECDDMPMDESCIFRFDGETNEFTHKAILSGQLLFFTQSAPGLAPAFCLRDDVDGLIWQPMGDELELSWRCLHTAALQALGYIQASKEQRKFTVAPPSKKKTLAKISVRAL